The nucleotide window TCCAGACTGGTCTCTGATCCAGGTAACTGGTCCTAACACCAAACCTTATATAGACTGACTCAACACCTCACCTCCTGAGGTCTGCGCTGATTGGTTACATGTTCTGACGTTACAGGACGAATCATAACCCAGAACCTTGTCCCTCTGTCTCGTCCTCTAACATTAACATCTAATCCATTGATTGACCCTAAACAACATCCTCCAGCTTTACCCTATACTTTCACACAGGACATTCAGCACTTTCAGAGACGAGCCACCCAAAAGGTGTTTGTTGTCCCAGAACAGACATATTAAAAACAGGTAAACAGTCATTTCTCCAGACTTGGTGTGATGCGACAATACGTGATGTGTTTACACAGAAATACAGAAGAGCAACTGCAACTAAGTTGTCAATCAATCTTTATTTAAAATGCTTCCATTATCTGGACACCAGAGATTGTATTCAGTAGATTATGgtggtggtcccgtgtggctcagttggtagagcatggtgttcgcaacgccagggttgtgggttcgattcccacgggggcccagTACGGAGagaaatttttttttaatgaaatgtatgcattcactactgtaagtcgctctggataagagcgtctgctaaatgactaaaatgtaaatgattatgTTTCACTGTTTGGATTTTTCTAATCCTCCAGGGTTtctgtcgagagagagagagagagagagagagagagagagagagagagagagagagagaagacagagagagaagacagagaggagacagagagagagagagaagacagagaagacagagagagagagagagagagagagagagaagacagagagagagagagagagagagagagaagacagagagagaaagagagagagagacagagagagagagatgacaaatGTAGTGATTATACCTTTGTTCTATATTGACAACctttgaaaacaaaatacaaaatggAGGGGGGGTTAATAGAAAATAATacctaatttaaaaaaaataactttgCCTCAGAAATATTGTTAACTACCAACCACATTTATAGAGTTTGTTAATCTTCATTTTGTCCAGTTGACTGAGACCAGTCTTCTGGCCCAGATGAATGTTCTGGTTCTTCCTCTTGGGTTTGATGGTAGGATCTCCATCTTCTGAATAGGAATACCTGCATTTACACAAACGCCATCATAAGGCTTTCTTCACATATAACTCCATCTGATaatagtgtgttgtgttgtgttgttgttgtgttgttgttttgtgttgtgtttgtgttgtgtgttgtgtgtgtgtgttgtgtgtgtgtgatgtgtggtgtgtgtgttgtgtgttgtgtgtgtttgtgtgtggtgtgtgtgtgttgtgtgtgttgtgtgttgtgtgttatgtgtggtgtgttgtgtgtgtgtgtgtcctagttACATACATTCCAAAGTGCATGATGGAGTCGTAGTCATAGGGAACGTTCAAAGAGTTGGTTTTGAACTTCTCAAAGTTCCGCACTCGATCTGTTGACGGACGACACATTTTCAGTTGGTTGAATATTCCCCCGAAACCAACATTAAAATGACCCCAGGCCAGCCTGTCCGTCTCACCTTTCCAAATGTTCTCCCACAGGACAGTGACGTAGTTGTCCCGGTCGATACGGGAATGTTCGTGCACGAAGCCCAGGGCGTGCATGAGTTCATGGGAGGCCACGCCAGACAACATACAGGCAGGAGACTGTAGAGATAAAGTCTGCCTGCCACCACGCTGCCCCAGGTACGACCAACACCTAAAACGACAACAACAGTACACACAGTTCCTGATATAAAAGGGGAGACAAGGGGAGCCCGTAATGACACCATGTTTCCTCTACAAAGTGATACACTGTATCATGTTTCCTGTACACATAGTTACACTGCATCATGTTTCCTCTACAGTGATACATTGCATCATGTTTCCTCTACAGTGATACACTGTATCATGTTTCCTCTACAGTGTTACACTGCATCATGTTTCCTCTACACAGTGTTACACTGCATCATGTTTCCTCTACACAGTGATACACTGCATCATGTTTCCTCTACACAGTGATACACTGCATCATGTTTCCTCTACACAGTGATACACTGCATCATGTTTCCTCTACACAGTGATACACTGCATCATGTTTCCTCCACAGTGATACAGTGCATCATGTTTCCTCTACAGTGTTACACtgcataattatttattttttttacattttttagtcatttagcagacactcttatccagagtgacttacagtagtgaatgcatacatttcatacaatttcatacatttttattttatttattttttattttttctgtgctggccccccgtgggaatcaaacccacaaccctggtgttgcaaacaccatgctctaccaactgagccacagggaagatgttTCCTCTACAGTGTTACACTGCATCATGTTTCCTCTACAGAAATACACTGCATCATGTTTCCTCTACACAGTGATACACTGCATCGTGTTTCCTCTACAGTGTTACACTGTGTCATGTTTCCTCTACAGTGATACACTGCATCATGTTTCCTGTACACAGTGATACACTGCATCATGTTTCCTGTACACAGTGATACACTGCATCATGTTTTCTCTACACAGTGATACACTGCATCATGTTTCCTCTACAGTGATACACTGCATCATGTTTCCTCTACAGTGATACACTGCATCATGTTTTCTCTACACAGTGTTACACTGTATCATGTTTCCTCTACAGTGATACACTGCATCATGTTTCCTCTACAGTGTTACACTGCATCGTGTTTCCTCTACAGTGTTACACTGTGTCATGTTTCCTCTACAGTGATACACTGCATCATGTTTCCTCTACAGTGATACACTGCATCATGTTTCCTGTACACAGTGATACACTGCATCATGTTTTCTCTACACAGTGATACACTGCATCATGTTTCCTCTAGTGTTACACTGTATCATGTTTCCTCTACAGTGATACACTGCATCATGTTTCCTCTACAGTGTTACACTGCGTCATGTTTCCTCTACACAGTGATACACTGCATCATGTTTCCTCTACACAGTGATACACTGCATCATGTTTCCTCTACACAGTGATACACTGCATCATGTTTCCTCTACACAGTGATACACTGCATCATGTTTCCTCTACACAGTGATACACTGCATCATGTTTCCTGTACATAGTGATACACTGTATCATGTTTCCTCTACAGTGTTACACTGCATCATGTTTCCTCTATAGTGTTACACTGTATCATGTTTCCCCTACAGAGGTCAGAAGTAGTGTGctatgagccctggtctaaagtagtgcactacacagggaataaggtatcatttgggacacaacaaTGGAATCAGACAAACTAATCAACACAGTACAAATCGGTTTCTCTCTCACCCTGACTTAGACTGGATATCCAGGTAGTCCCTTTGATGTGTCCACGGAACAAAACGCACGCAGGTACCTCTCTCCACGTTCTCCATACCAGACCTAATTATCCTCTGATCCAGATCACCTGTGGAGGGAAAGGGATGAGAGAAACACATTCAAGAAGAAGAGGTTCAATCAGTCAACGAAATGTTACTATTGTGTGATGTTTTCCCCTCCACCAGCCcatattgtcacaccctgacctgagagagcctttttatgtctctatttaggtttggtcagggtgtgatttgggtgggcattctatgtccttttttctatgttttttttgtttctttgtttttggcctggtatggctctcaatcagggacagctgtatatcgttgttgctgattgggagccatacttaggcagcctgttttcctttggggttttgtgggtagttgttttctgtcttgtgtgtgttcacctgacagaactgttggctttcgttttcttgtttgttttaaagtgtttcattaaatataattatgaccacttaccacgctgcatcttggtcccctctttcagacgatcgttacacatatagtatatatacatacagttgaagtcggaagtttacatacacctcagccaaatacatttaaactcagtttttcacaattcctgacatttaatcctagtaaaaattccctgtcttaggtcagttaggatcaccactttattttaagaatgtgaaatgtcagaatagtagagagaatgatttatttcaattttatttctttcatcacattcccagtgggtcaaaagtttacatacactcaattagtatttggtagaattgcctttaaattgtttaacttgggtcaaaggtttcgggtagccttccacaagcttcccacaataagttgtgtgtgACATAGGGGACaaaaagcttgtggaaggctacccgaaacattcactttattcttaaaataaagtggtgatcctaactgacctaagacaggacatttttgctaggattaaatatcaggaattgtgaaaaactgagtttcaatgtatttggctgaggtgtatgtaaacttcagacttcaactatatatatacacataacaTATTAGTGGAAAGGTACAGGACCAACAGCACTCTGAAACATCGCTATGTAGCCTACAAGTAACTTACTGTAGTCCAACGACAGCCTGTATGCAACGTAGACATGTCCGTCCACTGACTTGGACCACAGACAGCTGCGTGCGAAACAGACCTTAGAGCGCCTCCCGGAAGTCACAGCAATATCTCCATCCCTGAAACTAGTGCCGTCTGGATGCTGGGCAGCTAAGGATGGCAGAGACAACACAACAAGGGTACATAGGAGCCATCCATACAGGTGTTGTAtacatattagaataaggctgtcacgtaacaaaatgtgggaaaagtcaaggggtctgaatactttctgaatgcactgagaattacaccagatgggacagactgaccatagccccccagcacatagactattgcagcataaatactggaggctgagagggGGGGGAGACGGGGGACCCTGTGGCCCCGgcaaaccaggcaggatataaccccacccacattgccaaagcacagctctcacaccactagagggatctcaacagaccaggctgagtatagaccccacaccactagagggatatcaacagaccaggctgagtatagaccccacaccactagagggatatcaacagaccaggctgagtatagaccccacaccactagagggatatcaacagaccaggctgagtatagaccccacaccactagagggatatcaacagaccaggctgagtatagaccccacaccactagagggatatcaacagaccaggctgagtatagaccccacaccactagagggatatcaacagaccaggctgagtatagaccccacacccctagagggatatcaacagaccaggctgagtatagaccccacaccactagagggatatcaacagaccaggctgagtatagaccccacaccactagagggatatcaacagaccaggctgagtatagaccccacaccactagagggatatcaacagaccaggctgagtatagaccccacaccactagagggatatcaacagaccaggctgagtatagaccccacaccactagagggatatcaacagaccaggctgagtatagaccccacaccactagagggatctcaacagaccaggctgagtatagaccccacaccactagagggatatcaacagaccaggctgagtatagaccccacaccactagagggatatcaacagaccaggctgagtatagaccccacaccactagagggatatcaacagaccaggctgagtatagaccccacaccactagagggatatcaacaggccagcctgagtatagaccccacacccctagagggatatcaacagaccaggctgagtatagaccccacaccactagagggatatcaacagaccaggctgagtatagaccccacaccactagagggatatcaacagaccaggctgagtatagaccccacacccctagagggatatcaacagaccaggctgagtatagaccccacaccactagagggatatcaacagaccaggctgagtatagaccccacaccactagagggatatcaacagaccaggctgagtatagaccccacaccactagagggatatcaacagaccaggctgagtatagaccccacaccactagagggatatcaacagaccaggctgagtatagaccccacaccactagagggatatcaacagaccaggctgagtatagaccccacaccactagagggatatcaacagaccaggctgagtatagaccccacaccactagagggatatcaacagaccaggctgagtatagaccccacacccctagagggatatcaacagaccaggctgagtatcaCAGTGATGTAACCAACACTAGCCAGCCGTTCCATAGTACCTGGAGCATCACAGTGAtgtaggcattaatatggagttggtcccccccttgctgctataacagcctccactcttctgggaagtcattaatatggagttggtccccctttgctgctataacagcctccactcttctgggaaggctttccactagatgttggaacattgctgctataacagcctccactcttctgggaaggctttccactagatgttggaacattgctgctataacagcctccactcttctgggaaggctttccactagatgttggaacattgctgctataacagcctccactcttctgggaaggctttccactagatgttggaacattgctgctataacagcctccactcttctgggaaggctttccactagatgttggaacattgctgctataacagcctccactcttctgggaaggctttccactagatgttggaacattgctgctataacagcctccactcttctgggacggCTTTCCagtagatgatggaacattgctgaggggacttccttccattcagccacaagagcattagtgaggtcataCACTactattttttaatatttttttttgcaggAGGAGGTCCTACAGATTTTTGTCCAGATAAAATGTCTGGATTAAAACTAAGATGTTGCTGAACATCCTTGTTCTTCGAGTTTTTTAATTGGTGGACCACAACCAACTAACAGGTGCATAcactgccccctactgtactgGAGTTCGAGGCCGGTCACGACCCATCTATATTCTCTTAATAACTGACCCGAAAATGTAAGAAACaattataataaaaaatgtaCTCTTCACTCAGGAACCTGGGTGCTCCCTGTAACATTAATGCTGTAAAGTCCCGGAGATCCAGAAATCTCTTTGTCACCTTCACAATGATTGACTAGTGCAATTTAtcacaaagtccaccttcttcACTGTTAGTGTGTCTGGATCCTTCTCCTGTGGGACATCCACTGCAGACTGTGGGACATCCACTGCCATCTCATCTCTACTCCAGCTATTTTCAATGCCTCCACATAGGAGACCTGCTGGAtatttttcttttatttatttcacctttatttaaccagggaggcaagttgagaacaagttctcatttacaattgcgacctggccaagataaagcaaagcagtgcgacacatacaacaacacagagttacacatggagtaaaacaaacatacagtcaataatacagtagaaaaataagtctatatacaatgtgagcaaatgaggtgagataagagaggtaaaggcaaaaaaggccttggtgggcaaagtaaatacaatatagcaagtaaaacactggaatggtatatttgcagtggaagaaagtgcaaagtagaaatagaaataatggggggcaaaggagcaaaataaataaatacagtaggggaggaggtagttgtttgggctaaattatagatgggctacgtacaggtgcagtgatctgtgagctgctctgatatccCTGATCCAATCTACTGTAACCTCCTTCATCCGTCCGGGAACGACATGCTTCAAGACTTTTCAACTTCTGCAGGATTTATTCTTTCAACAAACACTTGCCAGTTGtccaacctttttttttttacaattgtaACACTGCAGCGGCTTCTGTACATATCGTCTCACTGCATATCTCACGTAATACAAGTTTTATATACATTCGGAGAGAACTATTTCATCAAAACGGTAAAACTGAAAGGTTTTGCTCCTTCTTTCTGTCGATCATTTAATTCAATCGACGTACGTCTACCACTGCCCGAATGTTATCCCTAAAACCACACAGCCTCCATGTCCGACGAGATGCCAGAGAGAGACACCTTTAACCGGTGCCCTAATCTGAAAATCATAGCTTTCCACATCATACGTCTCCAATCTTGTCGAGCCACAGAACATTCTCTTTTTACGCTTTTGACACACGTGAAATCAGCATCATACAGTTCCTGGTCACTCAAACCAGTTCGTCCTTTACCATCTTCGAGAGCGCAAATGGGTCACCCCCCACCCAAAAAAACCATCCTTGCTTGTGAATCACACTCCAACTATAAACTGCTGTTAATTTCCAATTTTGGCCCTTTTCACACCCCATCGTCCCCTCAATCTCATCAAATGTGACTCTACAGACTCACAGGTCTCTAcacggccttccctgtggctcagttggtagagcatggtgtttgcaacgccagggttgtgggtttgattcccatggggggccagtacaaaaaaaaatgcatgaaatgaaatgtatgcattcactactgtaagtcgctctggataagagcgtctgctaaatgactaaaatgtaaatcgtACAATGCTTCCGCCATTGCTTCTCCAAAAAtaggagctctagaaagattcTGGGTTTTCCAACTTCCTCCTCACCTCTGGTAAACTTATTAAATACAGAGTTCGATTGAAATAGTTATCAAGAGTAAAACgtttggcaggtagccaagtagcGACAAACAGTACAGTGGTACGGGGACAATGAGGAAGTGAGTCGCGTCACCAGTCATgtgattagtccactgagacaggttG belongs to Salmo trutta chromosome 20, fSalTru1.1, whole genome shotgun sequence and includes:
- the hce2l2 gene encoding high choriolytic enzyme 1, with amino-acid sequence MMDLTVTSLLSMVVYICCTWAIPAQSTSVSSKRFPKSYSDDHILRSEMTAMDQIIEANEFQAAQHPDGTSFRDGDIAVTSGRRSKVCFARSCLWSKSVDGHVYVAYRLSLDYSDLDQRIIRSGMENVERGTCVRFVPWTHQRDYLDIQSKSGCWSYLGQRGGRQTLSLQSPACMLSGVASHELMHALGFVHEHSRIDRDNYVTVLWENIWKDRVRNFEKFKTNSLNVPYDYDSIMHFGMYSYSEDGDPTIKPKRKNQNIHLGQKTGLSQLDKMKINKLYKCETLED